The proteins below are encoded in one region of Acanthochromis polyacanthus isolate Apoly-LR-REF ecotype Palm Island chromosome 4, KAUST_Apoly_ChrSc, whole genome shotgun sequence:
- the LOC110959771 gene encoding calcium-binding mitochondrial carrier protein SCaMC-1-like, whose amino-acid sequence MYQAVRKLFFTDCRCAEDASYDASKTYEELFAKLDTNKDGKVDVSELKAGLAALGIKTRKGAVEKIISAGDQNKDEVLDFSEFTKYLKEHEKKLKLTFKSLDKNNDGRIDFMEIKQSLADLGLDITKEAAEKILQSIDVDGTMTVDWNEWREHFLFNPATNLQEIIRYWKHTTVLDIGDSLTIPDEFTEEEKTTGMWWKQLTAGAMAGAVSRTGTAPLDRMKVFMQVHASKSNKISLVGGFKQMLKEGGVSSLWRGNGINVLKIAPETAIKFMAYEQYKKLLSSEPGKVKTHERFMAGSLAGATAQTAIYPMEVMKTRLTLRKTGQYSGMFDCAKKILKKEGVKAFYKGYIPNILGIIPYAGIDLAVYESLKNLWLSRYAKDTANPGVLVLLGCGTISSTCGQLASYPLALIRTRMQAQASVEGSEQLPMNLMVKKILEKEGFFGLYRGILPNFMKVIPAVSISYVVYEYMRSGLGIQK is encoded by the exons ATGTACCAAGCGGTGAGGAAGCTGTTTTTTACGGACTGTCGGTGCGCAGAGGATGCGTCGTACGATGCGTCGAAAACGTACGAGGAGCTGTTCGCCAAACTGGACACCAACAAGGATGGAAAGGTGGATGTGTCCGAGCTGAAGGCAGGCCTGGCTGCTCTGGGCATCAAGACCAGGAAAGGAGCAGTTGAG AAAATCATTTCCGCtggagaccaaaacaaagaTGAAGTGCTCGACTTCAGTGAGTTCACCAAGTACCTGAAGGAGCACGAGAAGAAGTTAAAGCTGACCTTCAAGAGCTTGGACAAAAACAATGATG GTCGAATAGACTTCATGGAGATAAAGCAGTCACTGGCTGATCTGGGACTGGACATCACCAAGGAGGCTGCAGAGAAGATCCTTCAAAG CATTGATGTGGATGGCACCATGACTGTGGACTGGAATGAATGGAGGgagcacttcctgtttaacCCAGCTACCAACCTGCAGGAGATTATCCGCTACTGGAAGCACACCACG GTTCTGGACATTGGTGATAGCCTTACCATCCCAGATGAGTtcacagaggaagagaagacGACTGGTATGTGGTGGAAGCAGCTGACGGCGGGAGCCATGGCAGGAGCTGTGTCCCGTACAGGAACTgctcctctggacagaatgaAGGTCTTCATGCAG GTCCATGCTTCTAAGAGCAATAAAATCAGCCTGGTTGGTGGTTTTAAGCAAATGTTAAAAGAAGGAGGAGTGTCATCTTTGTGGAGAGGAAATGGCATTAACGTCCTGAAGATCGCCCCTGAAACGGCCATTAAATTTATGGCTTACGAGCAG TATAAGAAGCTGTTGTCCAGTGAACCAGGGAAGGTCAAGACCCATGAGAGGTTCATGGCAGGATCGCTGGCTGGAGCCACGGCACAAACCGCCATCTACCCCATGGAG gtgatGAAAACCCGTCTGACCCTGAGGAAAACTGGACAATACTCAGGAATGTTTGACTGTGCCAAGAAAATCCTGAAGAAGGAGGGAGTGAAGGCATTTTACAAGGGCTACATTCCCAATATTCTGGGCATCATCCCGTATGCAGGGATAGATCTGGCTGTGTATGAG AGCTTGAAGAACCTCTGGTTGTCCCGCTACGCCAAAGACACAGCCAACCCTGGTGTTCTGGTGCTGCTGGGCTGTGGGACCATCTCCAGCACCTGTGGGCAGCTGGCCAGCTATCCTCTGGCTCTGATCCGCACTCGGATGCAGGCACAGG cttctGTCGAGGGCTCAGAGCAGCTGCCGATGAATCTGATGGTGAAGAAGATCCTGGAAAAGGAGGGCTTCTTTGGACTTTACCGTGGCATCCTGCCCAATTTCATGAAGGTCATACCAGCTGTCAGCATCAGCTACGTGGTGTATGAGTACATGCGGTCGGGTCTGGGCATTCAGAAATAG